The Stygiolobus azoricus genome window below encodes:
- a CDS encoding nicotinamide-nucleotide adenylyltransferase, whose protein sequence is MRVLFPGRFQPFHLGHMAAIQWLLNKYDKVIILIGSGQESHSIYNPFTAGERLIMIRESLKEYDVDFRKVILFPIMESFTNKNWIRIVEMYSPPFDVIVSGNPLVYTVAKEAGYLTDQVPIFNREIYNATRIRKLMLENDPKWGELVPKSVYKFIKEIGGDERIREVTKSDYC, encoded by the coding sequence ATGAGGGTTCTATTTCCAGGTAGATTTCAGCCCTTTCATCTAGGGCATATGGCTGCTATCCAATGGTTATTGAATAAGTACGATAAAGTAATTATCCTTATAGGAAGTGGCCAAGAGAGCCATTCGATTTATAATCCCTTCACAGCTGGGGAGAGACTTATAATGATAAGAGAGAGCCTAAAGGAGTACGACGTAGATTTTCGAAAGGTTATTCTGTTCCCTATAATGGAATCCTTTACAAACAAGAACTGGATAAGAATAGTAGAAATGTACTCACCACCGTTTGATGTGATAGTAAGTGGAAACCCTTTAGTATACACAGTGGCAAAAGAAGCCGGATATCTAACAGATCAAGTGCCAATATTTAATAGAGAGATATACAATGCTACTAGAATAAGAAAGTTGATGTTAGAAAACGATCCGAAATGGGGAGAGCTAGTACCGAAGAGCGTCTATAAGTTCATTAAGGAAATCGGTGGCGATGAGAGAATTAGAGAAGTCACTAAGAGTGATTACTGTTAG
- a CDS encoding PDZ domain-containing protein has product MFFNVEPKNKYIYVKGKGVAGKQIVFPTWVPGSYFIREQEKNVVMLRGASLVSKNKYFLVDDEFEYVYSAISKDQRETISTVDYIFINPVSVFPYQDLNEEYCISLKLPNNWVVHTTLKEIGKFTYCARNYDEFADSPIQASPKLNLIKVTEFHSISTVNNVNELEKLSKVINFLDSSLSIDNKDKQHYIFFFRRSDVNFGGIEHENSSAIVVPWNREDLLWLFAHEYVHKWNVKRLKPRELMRIDYERENYTELLWFAEGVTDYLAFLSLVLSKVIDTQQGLKSISNILSNLTYPGIKRMSLAESSKLTWIKLYKRDDNFLNIGVSYYDLGFVVGLLMDLKIRENSDNHYDIYSVFKALYLRFKETGYTYNDIRNVAEEYGVDFLDELVYKRDPPIFKHLSKYVEVEFVDRGKPYIGIRLEGNKITFVEDGSPADNAGLFPGDEIIAVNGVKGANIQEGQSLDLLIIREGVVKNFEVLPGTSPGHTVKIKSNGGVFEKVFGKGEGVSDKKLI; this is encoded by the coding sequence ATGTTCTTTAATGTTGAACCTAAAAATAAGTATATTTATGTAAAGGGAAAAGGAGTAGCAGGGAAACAGATAGTTTTCCCTACGTGGGTTCCAGGGTCTTACTTCATAAGAGAGCAAGAGAAGAACGTCGTGATGCTAAGAGGAGCTTCCCTTGTTTCCAAGAACAAGTACTTTCTCGTTGATGACGAATTTGAGTATGTCTATTCAGCAATATCTAAAGATCAAAGAGAGACTATTTCAACGGTAGATTATATATTTATAAATCCCGTGTCAGTGTTTCCCTATCAGGATTTAAACGAAGAATATTGTATAAGCTTAAAATTACCTAATAACTGGGTAGTTCACACTACTTTGAAGGAAATTGGAAAATTTACATATTGTGCAAGGAACTATGATGAGTTTGCGGACTCACCTATTCAGGCCTCCCCTAAATTGAATCTGATTAAGGTTACTGAGTTTCACTCGATTTCCACAGTCAATAACGTCAACGAGCTGGAAAAGTTATCTAAAGTCATTAACTTTCTAGATTCCTCTTTATCAATTGACAACAAAGACAAACAACACTACATATTCTTCTTCAGGCGTAGTGATGTAAACTTCGGCGGTATTGAGCACGAGAACTCATCGGCAATTGTTGTACCGTGGAACAGAGAGGATTTGCTGTGGTTGTTTGCCCATGAATATGTGCATAAGTGGAATGTTAAGAGGCTAAAACCTAGAGAATTAATGCGTATTGACTATGAGAGGGAAAATTATACGGAACTACTGTGGTTTGCTGAAGGAGTTACCGACTACCTAGCATTCTTGTCTCTTGTGCTGAGTAAGGTAATTGACACACAACAAGGTCTAAAGTCTATTTCGAATATCCTCTCGAACTTGACCTATCCTGGAATAAAGAGGATGAGCTTGGCAGAGTCATCAAAACTAACGTGGATAAAGCTTTATAAACGTGACGATAATTTCCTCAATATAGGCGTTTCGTATTATGACCTTGGGTTCGTAGTAGGTCTACTCATGGACTTGAAAATAAGAGAAAACAGTGATAACCATTACGACATTTATTCAGTGTTTAAGGCTCTCTACTTGAGGTTTAAAGAGACCGGTTATACCTATAATGATATAAGAAACGTTGCAGAAGAGTATGGGGTTGATTTCCTCGATGAACTAGTATATAAGAGGGATCCTCCTATCTTTAAGCACCTTTCGAAATATGTTGAAGTTGAGTTTGTGGATCGAGGTAAACCTTACATTGGTATAAGGCTAGAAGGAAATAAGATTACTTTTGTTGAGGATGGTTCACCTGCAGATAATGCTGGTCTATTCCCAGGGGATGAGATAATTGCAGTGAACGGTGTGAAAGGAGCGAATATTCAAGAAGGACAATCACTAGACTTGTTAATTATTAGAGAGGGTGTTGTAAAGAATTTTGAGGTTCTTCCCGGTACTAGTCCGGGGCATACAGTTAAGATAAAGAGCAATGGTGGTGTTTTCGAGAAGGTTTTCGGCAAAGGTGAAGGTGTGTCAGACAAGAAGTTAATTTAG
- a CDS encoding TIGR00266 family protein, with amino-acid sequence MPQYEIQGDDLQYLKVYLAPGEGIYADAGHMVMKDNIVNLQTKLRGGLLSGIKRALTGGSFFVTEFYGPGQVVLSGIFPGKIVQIPLQGRGILAESHSFLAAETTVNYDATLSRLTAGILGGEGLFLARFTGFGNLFLHSYGGLIVRDLQPGETIQVEASHLMAFEEGMPYSVQLVGGLRSIFFAHEGLFFVTITGPGRVWLHTLTAEQLASALIPYLPSGQQGGIQLPF; translated from the coding sequence ATGCCACAATACGAGATCCAAGGAGATGATTTACAGTACCTTAAGGTCTACTTAGCTCCAGGTGAGGGAATATATGCCGATGCAGGGCATATGGTAATGAAGGATAATATTGTTAATCTGCAAACAAAGTTAAGAGGCGGTCTTTTATCCGGAATCAAGAGGGCGTTAACTGGTGGTTCGTTTTTTGTAACTGAGTTCTACGGCCCTGGACAAGTCGTACTGTCGGGGATATTCCCCGGCAAAATAGTCCAAATTCCGTTACAAGGTAGAGGGATTCTTGCTGAGTCCCACTCCTTTTTAGCCGCTGAGACCACTGTAAATTACGATGCTACTTTATCCAGACTAACGGCTGGAATATTAGGAGGAGAGGGACTTTTCTTAGCAAGATTTACCGGTTTCGGCAACTTGTTCCTACACTCTTATGGCGGATTAATTGTAAGGGATCTACAACCAGGTGAAACGATACAAGTTGAAGCTTCTCACTTAATGGCATTTGAGGAAGGAATGCCTTACTCTGTCCAGCTTGTCGGAGGACTCAGGTCTATTTTCTTTGCCCATGAAGGACTTTTCTTTGTCACTATAACTGGCCCTGGACGGGTATGGTTGCATACATTAACGGCTGAACAACTCGCTTCAGCACTAATCCCATATCTGCCCAGTGGACAACAAGGTGGTATTCAGCTTCCGTTTTAA
- the proC gene encoding pyrroline-5-carboxylate reductase has product MVRVAILGAGKIGTAIARSIKDEFEVIATARNETTLKKVQELGINSTRNNSYAVSQADVVIISVKPQHFKPLLSEIDTNSWEGKKVISVMAGVRLETLSRLLRGAKVFRAMPNINAVVGKATTAITPEKDEIVEKIFSLIGNVYWVQEELLDAWTAIIGSGPAFLAEIIDAFALGAVACGMPRDLAYNAILDMVEGTVTMLKKCKTHPVFLRDQVTTPAGTTIRGLMVMESEGVKSAIIKTVESAYQRAVTIGKEIDSSIQ; this is encoded by the coding sequence ATGGTTAGAGTAGCTATTTTAGGTGCGGGGAAGATCGGCACAGCAATTGCTAGGTCTATTAAGGATGAATTTGAAGTTATAGCAACGGCAAGAAACGAAACTACATTAAAAAAAGTCCAAGAACTTGGCATAAACTCAACGAGAAATAACTCGTACGCTGTAAGCCAGGCTGACGTAGTGATCATCAGTGTAAAACCTCAGCACTTTAAACCGTTACTCTCAGAAATAGACACTAATTCGTGGGAAGGAAAGAAAGTTATCTCGGTAATGGCAGGTGTGAGACTAGAAACGCTTTCAAGACTCCTTAGAGGAGCTAAAGTATTTAGAGCAATGCCTAACATTAATGCTGTTGTAGGCAAGGCTACTACAGCAATAACACCAGAAAAAGACGAGATCGTTGAGAAGATCTTTTCTTTGATAGGAAACGTATATTGGGTTCAGGAGGAATTGCTAGATGCATGGACAGCAATTATAGGAAGTGGTCCTGCTTTCTTAGCTGAAATTATAGACGCCTTTGCCCTCGGTGCAGTAGCTTGTGGTATGCCACGAGATCTTGCTTATAATGCTATTTTAGATATGGTTGAAGGGACAGTCACGATGCTTAAGAAATGTAAAACGCATCCAGTATTTCTCAGAGACCAAGTGACAACTCCTGCAGGCACTACTATACGTGGTCTTATGGTTATGGAAAGTGAGGGTGTCAAGTCTGCTATTATAAAAACTGTCGAATCAGCTTATCAGAGGGCTGTAACAATAGGTAAAGAAATCGATAGTTCTATTCAGTAA
- a CDS encoding RuvB-like helicase, which produces MAEIREIKKVEREKASIHSHISGLGLDEKGKPKFKADGLVGQMEAREAAGIVVQLIKQGKMAGKGILFVGPPGTGKTALAIAIARELGEDTPFTIMNASEIYSTELKKTEILTQAIRKSLGVRIKQRRTVYEGVVKDIKLKVARSRLNPYAVMPREAQITLATKDDERTLNVGDVIAAQLMKMNIRKGDVIWIDAETGEVSRVGRAKGIESEKTYDIDVIKQVEVPSGQVKKEKDITFTVTLHDLDLNIAAQSISITALFSFFTEREINQDIRKQVDKLVKDMVSKGEAELIPGVLFIDDAHMLDIEAFSFLTKALESDLAPILILATNRGITKIRGTDIESPHGMPLDLLDRLLIIPTRPYNQDEIKEIIKIRADEIDVKLDEKALELLTKLGVENSLRYSVQLLEPSLVIAQKKGRDMVMPEDVEEASKLFSDTKRSVNYVKEYENLLLK; this is translated from the coding sequence ATGGCCGAGATAAGAGAAATTAAAAAAGTAGAAAGAGAGAAAGCATCTATTCACAGCCATATATCAGGACTAGGACTAGACGAAAAGGGAAAACCTAAGTTTAAGGCTGACGGGCTAGTAGGTCAGATGGAAGCTAGAGAAGCAGCTGGAATAGTAGTCCAACTTATAAAACAAGGCAAAATGGCAGGAAAAGGCATCCTTTTTGTAGGCCCACCTGGTACTGGTAAAACAGCGTTGGCAATCGCAATAGCTAGAGAACTGGGTGAGGATACTCCGTTTACCATAATGAATGCATCAGAGATATACTCAACGGAGTTAAAGAAAACTGAGATTTTAACACAAGCAATAAGAAAATCTTTAGGTGTCAGGATTAAACAGAGGAGAACAGTATACGAGGGAGTTGTGAAGGATATAAAGCTCAAGGTAGCAAGGAGCAGACTGAACCCATATGCAGTAATGCCAAGAGAAGCCCAAATAACTTTGGCTACTAAGGATGACGAGAGAACTTTGAACGTCGGAGACGTGATAGCTGCTCAATTAATGAAAATGAATATAAGAAAGGGAGACGTGATATGGATTGACGCTGAAACTGGTGAGGTATCTAGAGTTGGTAGAGCTAAAGGAATAGAGAGTGAAAAGACTTATGATATAGATGTTATAAAGCAAGTAGAAGTACCGAGCGGTCAAGTGAAGAAGGAAAAAGATATCACCTTTACTGTAACTCTCCACGACTTAGACTTAAACATAGCTGCGCAAAGTATATCAATTACTGCTTTGTTTAGTTTCTTTACAGAGAGAGAAATAAACCAGGATATCAGAAAGCAAGTAGACAAGTTAGTAAAGGATATGGTAAGTAAAGGAGAAGCGGAACTGATTCCCGGAGTATTATTCATTGATGACGCACACATGTTAGACATTGAAGCCTTCTCATTCCTCACCAAAGCACTTGAATCCGATCTAGCCCCTATACTAATCCTTGCAACTAATAGAGGTATAACGAAGATAAGAGGAACAGATATAGAGTCTCCCCACGGAATGCCGCTCGATCTATTGGATAGATTATTAATTATACCCACGAGACCGTATAACCAAGACGAAATAAAAGAGATAATAAAGATACGCGCTGACGAAATAGATGTAAAACTTGACGAAAAAGCGTTAGAATTACTTACTAAACTAGGAGTTGAGAACAGCTTAAGATACTCAGTACAGTTACTCGAGCCATCACTAGTGATAGCTCAAAAGAAAGGAAGGGACATGGTAATGCCAGAGGACGTAGAAGAAGCATCCAAACTATTCAGTGATACAAAGAGAAGCGTAAACTATGTTAAGGAGTATGAGAATTTACTACTAAAATGA